A window of Gossypium raimondii isolate GPD5lz chromosome 7, ASM2569854v1, whole genome shotgun sequence genomic DNA:
CGGtgttatttcaattaaataaaatataaaacctaGTTTAatagcttaattgatttttttatctagATTCAAAGCAATCCTTTAATCGAATCATGTACCGGCTAATTCCTTGTTTGATTGGCCGATCCCTTCCGGTTCCAACAACAATGCTGATTAGGGATGCCTGAAATTATAAAAGGCAAATAATtgtaaactttatttatttttcctggaTTGCCTGCAAAGCAAAATCAAGTAGGTTAAAAGTCATGGAGACTTGGAGTTTAAACAAAGCCATGATGGTGATCATTTTCAACAATGGGGTCTTTTCCTGGAAGCAAAATTATTCTAAACATAGATTATATCATATTAAGAATGGcagatatttatttttaagtaaaaggttTCTTATCATTACCACTTTAGGTTGGTATATTTGGATAACATTCATTAATTTGGTTGATAACAAACAACTTTTTCTTTAAAGCTAATAGATCCCTCTCAGCTTTGCTTCTAATTTGTCTTAAAAcctgtcaaaattttaaaagtttcgAAATATATAATCGTGTTAGACACATATTCATACCTGACAATTAGTTCTGAGTTCGGGTGATATAGGATAAATTAGTGGATACAGTTTGACATTAGGAATATATTTGTAGAGATTTAAGCCGAGGTGAATTTTATGGAACAGAACCGTGAAACATTCAGTTCAAAATGGGCAATACCTTGCAGCATGGGTGCAGGTTTTCGTGAGCTGAACCGTGAGCTGGTCTATAGAATGGAATTGAGACTATCAAGCAATAGCCTGAACAACCCGAACTAGATCAGAGAAAGCATCTTGTCTGGCACCGCCATAGCTGATGAAAATAAGGTCATGAGGAATATCTCAGCTCGGTTATACACCTATTTCGGCTTCTCATCAGCTTTATGGAGGCATAGCTTGCTATTCTCCTtgtttttcggtttaaaacgACCGTAATACGAATACAAAAATTATCAACAAATCAGCTCTTacgattattattattatttcagcTGAAAATGTAAAGAACAATTTTTAAACAGCATTTGACTAGCATAGATATAGTGTAATATACTGTAATACTTTTTACATTGACTAGAATCCGAAAATCCTATATATAACTATATGATCTCCTCCCAGGACTTCATTAGATCTGATTATCTTTGCGAGCAAGATCTCCGGGACTCAAGTTCCGGGCTTCTTCAACCTACTTACTGGTAAATCGATGGAAATTAAGGCTTATAATTTACATCTGTTGCAGGGctcatcttcttcctcctctCACTAGAACTACTGCATAAAACCAAGCTAGGAAGGCAACGTTGTGCAGACCTAACAGACTTCTCCTTGAACATAAGGTTATCTCCATTCGCCGTCCTTTCACTACTGCACCGAGAGTTAGCTTGAGAGACATAAGGGGTACCGTTGGCAGATTTTGGAGGTAGTATGTCTTGGACTGTAGGTTTGCATTCAAGCTTTCCGTTGGCAGTGTCCTGGTTGATCGAGGTATTTAGCTCATTAACATCTTGGTCTTCTTTAACACTGTCACGGAATAGTTCGACtagcttctttttctttcctggGGATGCTTCCGAACATGAGCCAGGAGATCCTTCATCAATGGCCTTGTGAATTTTAGATACCCCAATAGAGATGCTATTATGGTGAACAGGGGTATTACCACGAGATGGAGTGAAATCTGCACACAGATGTACAACATTTGGATCGACAACAATAAACGTAACCACAGAAAATGACAGCTGAAAATGAAAAACAGAAAAATGGAAATTGAGGTAGGTACCACAGTCATATTACAGCAGGACTAAACAGAGATGTCGAAATTAACTTGTAAAACATCCAAGTAACTCTAACTTAACAACCTAATCTAAAATCATTATTCTTTATAAACGTCCATAGTCCGCAGTTCAGAGCTTGAGTCTCAGCCCATGACAATTGCATTACCAAAAGAAGAACTATATAGGCATAAAACTTAAGTCCATTAAGAAATAGCATAAAAGAAATGAACAGATATGGAAATTATATAAGCTTGCTAGATGAAATAACTCAAATGGTACTAATATCCTTACCACCACTGACACTTAAGAAATCGTCATCACAATCCGAATCCAAATATGCTCTGGAATCAAAAAAAGTTTCATCTTTACTACCTGCAAAACGAAAACATACTAATCATACAACACATCTAGGATTAAGATGAACTACTACATCAACATGATTTAGAGCATCACTATATACAATCATAGATTCAACATATTGGATTTcaatcttgaaaaagaaaagatacaACACTAAAGCAGGGGAAAGCAGTCAAGTCCTCAATTTGATGTTTAAAAACATACCACATAAAAATGGTTCAATTCTAAAGTTCGACAGCGACCATATATGATATACGAAACAACCAGACAATCACGAAAAATGATTTGCGGTTGAAAGGACGTAATCTCTTTAATATTCTACAAACATAACAATCAAATACAAGTAGTCCTTTGATGCATAGCCAACTGTATTGGACTGAATATAGATTTTCTACATATTGCAAGGACCACAACAACATAACCCAAAATATGTTTGTCTcgtgaggttttttttttttttatatatatatatccatctTAATGTCAAATTATTAACAGTAAAATATCCAGAAGAATAGCCTTAAAGAGTGGTCCATCCATTGACTAGCTTTCCTTACACCAAGGGCTGCTAAATCTACCACATGATGTATTGCTCAAAATgtggaaaaataaagagaaaatgggCCGTCATCAACATGCATATTTCCAAAAACCAGACAATTTGTCAATTACTGAAGTCTAATCCCGAGTGATCAattaatgaacaaattaaaacaaCTGCTAAAATTTAAGCTAAGAAAGGATCTAAATCATCTATGAAAGAGAAGGGTTTCCTAAAATTTAAGCTAAGAGTGATATAAGAGCTTGCACTAAAAATAGCGATACTTGATTAAGccaaaaagctaaaaaaatgaggggaaaaaaaacccagaaatttgataaacaaaaatcatatttatatcaTAATCAACAGAGTCAAAAACCAATTTCATTAGGTATAAGTTCATGgcaaaacattaataaaaatcaatcatatcatcaaatcAAAGCATCATCAATAGACACAAATGAAGGGAAACTCAATTGAAGGGacaaaaaaagactaaaaaggTTCCCTTTGCCTCATAACCAAGAAAACTAACTTCAAAAATGGTTtgaaataaaaaccaaaaatgaaaaaccCAGTTACCTAAATCTTTAAAAGTAGAGAAAGAATGAGAATTGTGAGTAAAATCACCATTGACAGCATCAGATTTATCTTTAACAGGTGAAGGTGGGATGATGATATTGTCTGTTTTAGACCCTAAAGAAAGTCCAACTTTCATGGCTGACTCTTGAGAGCTTTTATGTACTGATGCACATGAACCCATCTCTCTCTTTTCCCTTTAAATTTTGGGTATCTCCAACTCTTTAGAATCCCAACATAAAAGATGaaacttttcttcttcttcttggctATGAGACTGCAACAACCCCAAAAGGTATAAatgagagagagaaagagaataTAACGTTTTATTGGCGTTATGCCAACGGAGTAGACAATGGGAATGGAGCATAGCAATAAACCATTGCAATGCATGAAAAGagttcctttttctttattaaattctttttcttttgtggcTATATTCTacaattagtccctatactttactaaaattatggatttagtctctatacttttatttgacCATTTTAGTTTTGTACTTTCCAAATTTCAATCATCAGCAAAAGATAATTGTTAAactcattaaattaagttttctatttccaaaatatgatACAGATAAACATATTGTCATATGTGTAATGCCAATATCAACTTGTTATTTCCATATATTATTCACTAAACATCAAGTTAATAGATTAATGTCATCATTTgcttcaaaattgaaatttaaaaactcaaaaagtataaggaattaaaatgattaaattggagCATATTGACTAAATCTATAATTATATGCATTGTATAA
This region includes:
- the LOC105769522 gene encoding uncharacterized protein At3g27210 isoform X1 gives rise to the protein MGSCASVHKSSQESAMKVGLSLGSKTDNIIIPPSPVKDKSDAVNGDFTHNSHSFSTFKDLGSKDETFFDSRAYLDSDCDDDFLSVSGDFTPSRGNTPVHHNSISIGVSKIHKAIDEGSPGSCSEASPGKKKKLVELFRDSVKEDQDVNELNTSINQDTANGKLECKPTVQDILPPKSANGTPYVSQANSRCSSERTANGDNLMFKEKSVRSAQRCLPSLVLCSSSSERRKKMSPATDVNYKP
- the LOC105769522 gene encoding uncharacterized protein At3g27210 isoform X2 produces the protein MGSCASVHKSSQESAMKVGLSLGSKTDNIIIPPSPVKDKSDAVNGSKDETFFDSRAYLDSDCDDDFLSVSGDFTPSRGNTPVHHNSISIGVSKIHKAIDEGSPGSCSEASPGKKKKLVELFRDSVKEDQDVNELNTSINQDTANGKLECKPTVQDILPPKSANGTPYVSQANSRCSSERTANGDNLMFKEKSVRSAQRCLPSLVLCSSSSERRKKMSPATDVNYKP